A genomic window from Salvia hispanica cultivar TCC Black 2014 chromosome 5, UniMelb_Shisp_WGS_1.0, whole genome shotgun sequence includes:
- the LOC125190354 gene encoding sucrose-phosphatase 1-like, whose translation MDRLTENANLMIVSDLDHTMVDHHDPENLSLLRFNALWEANYRSNSLLVFSTGRSPTLYKELRKEKPMLTPDITIMSVGTEITYGNSMEPDNGWVEYLNQKWDRNIVFEETSKIPELTLQSETEQRPHKASFYVQKDKAEDITRSLSTCLKERGLDVKIIYSGGMDLDILPQGAGKGQALAYLHDKFMAAGKLPKNTLVCGDSGNDADLFTVPDVHGVMVSNAQEELLQWHAIYAKNNPKIIHAKERCAAGIIQAIGHFNLGPSISPRDVTDLSDTKLDNFDPAYEVVKFYLFYERWRLAEVENSELYLANLKAVCSKSGNFVHPSGIEKQLHDCVDSLRTSYGDKKGQPFRVWVDQVLPVQVGSDSWLVKFKKYEQSGGERLCCLTTALLSSKGVTVADGLTWVHVHQTWLKEAGPSSDAEWLF comes from the exons ATGGACCGGCTAACTGAGAATGCGAACCTCATGATTGTCTCTGATCTTGATCATACAATG GTAGATCATCATGATCCCGAGAATCTCTCCCTGCTTAGATTCAATGCCTTGTGGGAAGCAAATTACCGAAGTAACTCATTGCTAGTTTTCTCCACTGGGAGGTCACCCACACTATACAAGGAATTGAGGAAAGAGAAGCCCATGCTAACCCCTGATATCACAATAATGTCTGTGGGAACTGAAATAACTTATGGTAACTCTATGGAACCAGATAATGGTTGGgttgaatatttaaatcagAAATGGGATAGGAATATAGTTTTTGAAGAGACAAGCAAGATTCCAGAGCTTACTCTTCAG TCTGAGACAGAGCAACGGCCACACAAAGCGAGCTTTTATGTTCAGAAAGACAAGGCTGAAGATATTACAAGATCTCTCTCGACTTGCTTAAAAGAACGAGGG TTGGAtgtcaaaataatatatagtgGAGGTATGGACTTGGACATTTTGCCTCAAGGTGCGGGCAAAGGGCAAGCACTTGCTTATTTGCATGATAAGTTCATGGCTGCGGGCAAATTACCTAAAAATACACTTGTTTGTGGTGACTCTGGAAATGATGCTGATCTGTTTACTGTCCCAGATGTACATGGTGTCATG GTCAGTAATGCCCAGGAGGAATTACTGCAGTGGCATGCTATATATGCAAAAAACAATCCTAAAATAATTCATGCAAAGGAGAGATGTGCAGCGGGTATTATACAAGCCATTGGTCACTTTAATCTTGGTCCAAGTATATCTCCTAGAGATGTTACTGACTTATCTGATACTAAGTTGGACAACTTTGACCCTGCGTATGAAGTTGTGAAGTTTTACTTGTTTTATGAGCGGTGGAGACTTGCTGAAGTTGAAAACTCGGAGCTTTATTTGGCAAACCTGAAGGCAGTTTGT AGTAAGTCTGGGAATTTTGTTCACCCATCTGGAATTGAAAAGCAGCTTCATGACTGTGTGGACTCACTAAGAACCTCTTATGGGGACAAAAAAGGCCAGCCCTTTCGTGTTTGGGTAGATCAGGTCTTACCTGTGCAGGTTGGGTCAGACTCATGGCTGGTGAAGTTTAAGAAATATGAGCAATCAG GTGGAGAGCGGCTATGCTGTTTGACCACTGCTTTATTAAGTTCAAAA GGGGTGACCGTTGCTGATGGGTTAACCTGGGTGCATGTCCATCAAACATGGCTGAAAGAAGCAGGCCCAAGCAGTGACGCAGAGTGGTTGTTctag
- the LOC125189940 gene encoding cucumisin-like, whose amino-acid sequence MGDRPQDRASTHHGMLQSVLGSASAAKDSLVHSYGKSFDGFAAKLSEEEAATIAEMEGVISVFPSRKLNLHTTRSWDFMGFSGGVLEPGQEGNIIVGLIDTGAWPEHPSFNDTGYGPPPPKWKGTCQTKNFTCNNKLIGARYYNSDNDYDDGDIPSPRDTIGHGTHTASTVAGNEIAGTSFLGLAEGVARGGVPNARIAVYKVCWSGGYCEDADILKAFDDAIADGVDVLSVSLGYTGISDYFEDSIAIGSFHAMRNGILTSCSAGNEGPDPVSLANYAPWILTVAASTIDRKFVANLALGDGQILTGIAVNSFDLNGTSYPLMWGGDAVNYTFGFSEASARICDEEGINLAMIPGKIVMCEGYRQDGSTILLSKGVGSIIVGEDEINPDYAFTYPLPATLISPDDAKKVMTYIRSTKYPVATIMVGETWKDAVAPKVVSFSSRGPSPITPDILKPDVTGPGVNILAGWSPLASPSSYDGDTRSVLFKLVSGTSMACPHASGTAAYVKAAHPDWSPAAIKSAIMTTAYIMDPRLESSLEFAYGSGHINPNATLDPGLVFNASETDYINLLCKQGYNTTTLRLVTGDNSSCTTTTPGRAWDLNYPSFSLYVEDGQQIMATFTRTATNVGSPNSTYTASMHMPAMISVKVEPSVLTFSSSGETQGFTVSVSGPAITQQPIMSGAITWSDGIHSVRMPLVVYNYYPGAPYVTNSQNSITVPGKRDKLKASSSKHRINGML is encoded by the exons ATGGGGGATCGGCCTCAAGATAGAGCATCCACACATCACGGCATGCTGCAGAGTGTGCTAGGAAG TGCTTCCGCGGCAAAGGATTCGTTGGTCCATAGTTATGGAAAGAGTTTCGATGGATTCGCAGCCAAGCTTAGTGAGGAAGAAGCAGCAACAATTGCAG AGATGGAAGGAGTTATCTCTGTATTCCCTAGCCGCAAGCTAAACCTTCACACGACGCGTTCATGGGACTTCATGGGATTCAGCGGAGGGGTGCTTGAACCGGGGCAGGAAGGAAATATCATTGTTGGATTAATAGACACAG GAGCCTGGCCGGAGCATCCTAGCTTCAACGACACAGGCTATGGCCCTCCACCACCCAAGTGGAAAGGGACATGCCAGACCAAAAATTTCACATGCAACAA CAAGCTCATTGGCGCACGCTACTACAATAGTGACAATGACTACGATGATGGGGACATCCCATCTCCGAGAGACACTATAGGACATGGCACCCACACGGCATCAACAGTTGCTGGCAATGAGATAGCTGGAACGAGCTTCCTGGGACTAGCAGAGGGAGTTGCAAGGGGTGGAGTTCCAAACGCAAGAATCGCAGTGTACAAAGTATGCTGGTCGGGTGGCTACTGTGAGGATGCAGACATCCTTAAAGCCTTCGATGATGCAATCGCAGATGGAGTTGATGTACTATCAGTTTCGTTGGGGTATACTGGGATTTCTGATTACTTTGAAGACTCCATTGCAATCGGATCTTTCCACGCCATGAGAAACGGGATCCTGACCTCATGTTCAGCTGGAAACGAAGGTCCTGATCCTGTTTCACTCGCCAACTACGCGCCTTGGATCCTCACTGTTGCTGCAAGCACCATTGACAGGAAATTTGTTGCTAACTTAGCACTTGGAGATGGACAAATCTTGACA GGAATCGCGGTTAATAGCTTTGACCTGAACGGGACATCATATCCTTTGATGTGGGGAGGAGATGCTGTGAACTACACCTTCGGTTTCAGTGAAGCTTCTGCTAGAATTTGTGATGAAGAAGGGATCAACCTTGCCATGATACCGGGGAAGATAGTGATGTGTGAAGGTTACCGGCAGGATGGGTCGACCATTCTGCTGTCCAAGGGCGTTGGAAGTATTATAGTGGGTGAGGACGAGATAAACCCGGACTACGCCTTCACGTATCCATTACCAGCAACGCTGATAAGCCCAGACGACGCCAAGAAGGTGATGACCTACATAAGATCCACCAA ATACCCCGTGGCGACCATCATGGTTGGGGAGACGTGGAAGGACGCTGTTGCTCCAAAGGTGGTTTCGTTTTCCTCTAGAGGACCTAGCCCTATCACCCCGGATATTCTCAAG CCTGATGTTACTGGACCTGGTGTGAACATCCTTGCCGGGTGGTCCCCTCTAGCTTCACCTTCATCGTACGACGGAGACACCAGAAGCGTCTTATTCAAACTGGTCTCCGGGACATCCATGGCGTGCCCCCACGCGAGCGGGACTGCAGCCTATGTTAAAGCAGCACACCCTGATTGGTCCCCTGCTGCCATCAAGTCTGCTATTATGACAACAG CTTACATAATGGATCCAAGACTAGAGAGTAGCCTTGAGTTTGCCTACGGCTCCGGCCACATCAACCCAAACGCCACACTTGATCCGGGGCTAGTCTTCAACGCATCCGAGACAGACTACATCAACTTACTCTGCAAGCAGGGCTACAACACAACCACATTGAGACTAGTGACAGGAGACAACAGCAGCTGCACCACGACCACACCGGGAAGAGCCTGGGATCTCAACTACCCGTCCTTCTCACTCTACGTGGAAGACGGGCAGCAGATCATGGCTACCTTCACCAGAACCGCAACCAACGTGGGGTCACCAAACTCGACCTACACTGCCAGCATGCACATGCCGGCAATGATCAGCGTCAAAGTGGAGCCATCAGTCCTCACATTTTCGTCCAGTGGAGAGACGCAGGGGTTCACGGTCAGTGTGAGCGGACCTGCCATCACGCAGCAGCCAATCATGTCAGGCGCCATTACGTGGAGCGATGGGATACATTCGGTTAGGATGCCTCTGGTGGTCTACAACTACTACCCTGGGGCTCCTTACGTTACAAATTCACAGAATTCTATCACTGTGCCGGGAAAGAGAGACAAGTTGAAAGCCTCTTCTTCCAAGCATCGCATCAATGGAATGCTCTGA
- the LOC125191342 gene encoding hydroxymethylglutaryl-CoA synthase-like: MAKNVGILAMEIYFPPTCIQQEVLEAHDGASKGKYTIGLGQDCMAFCSEVEDVISMSMTAVTSLLEKYNVDPKQIGRLEVGSETVLDKSKSIKTFLMPIFEKCGNTDIEGVDSSNACYGGTAALFNCVNWVESSSWDGRYGLVVCTDSAVYAEGPARPTGGAAAIAMLIGPNAPIAFEGKLRSSHMAHVYDFYKPDLASEYPVVDGKLSQTCYLMALDACYKGFCQKFEKQEGKQFSILDADYFVFHSPYNKLVQKSFSRLLFNDFSRNASSIDEAAKEKLAPFSSLSNEESYQSRDLEKASQQVAKPFFDTKVQPSTLIPKQVGNMYTASLYAAFASLIHNKSSTLAGQRVILFSYGSGLAATMFSLRFTEGEKPFSLSNIASVMNVSEKLKSRNEFPPEKFVELMQLMEHRYGGKDFITSKDCSLLAPGTYYLTEVDSKYRRFYAKKAVTNGTVANGH, translated from the exons ATGGCCAAGAATGTCGGGATCCTCGCCATGGAAATCTACTTCCCTCCCACTTGCATCCAGCAG GAGGTGTTGGAAGCTCATGATGGAGCAAGCAAAGGAAAGTACACAATTGGGCTTGGTCAAGATTGCATGGCATTTTGTTCCGAGGTCGAAGATGTCATTTCCATGAG CATGACGGCAGTAACTTCACTTCTAGAAAAGTACAATGTTGATCCTAAGCAGATTGGACGCCTTGAAGTTGGAAGTGAGACTGTACTCGACAAGAGCAAATCCATTAAGACATTTTTGATGCCGATCTTCGAG AAATGTGGCAATACTGATATCGAAGGTGTTGACTCAAGCAATGCTTGCTATGGGGGGACCGCAGCACTATTTAACTGTGTCAATTGGGTGGAAAGTAGTTCTTGGGATGGAAGATATGGGCTTGTTGTCTGCACTGACAGTGCG GTCTATGCCGAGGGACCAGCTAGACCTACTGGTGGGGCTGCAGCCATTGCCATGCTAATAGGACCAAATGCGCCTATTGCTTTTGAAGGCAAGCTTAGGTCGAGTCACATGGCtcatgtttatgatttttacaaGCCCGACCTTGCCAGTGAATATCCA GTTGTTGATGGCAAGCTTTCACAGACTTGTTACCTCATGGCACTGGATGCTTGTTACAAAGGCTTCTGTCAAAA GTTTGAGAAGCAGGAGGGCAAGCAGTTCTCGATCTTGGATGCTGACTACTTTGTATTCCATTCTCCATACAACAAG CTTGTACAAAAAAGTTTCTCAAGATTGTTGTTCAATGACTTTTCGAGGAATGCCAG CTCCATCGATGAGGCTGCAAAAGAAAAGCTTGCACCATTTTCATCATTAAGCAACGAGGAAAGCTACCAAAGCCGCGATCTTGAGAAG GCATCTCAACAAGTCGCAAAACCTTTCTTTGATACCAAGGTGCAACCATCTACGCTCATCCCAAAACAAGTTGGGAACATGTATACCGCATCACTATATGCTGCATTTGCTTCCCTCATCCACAACAAAAGTAGCACACTG GCTGGGCAGAGGGTCATCTTGTTTTCCTACGGGAGTGGTCTTGCAGCCACCATGTTCTCTCTCCGTTTCACTGAGGGAGAAAAACCTTTCAGCCTGTCCAACATTGCATCTGTTATGAACGTTTCAGAGAAGTTGAAGTCAAGGAATGAG TTCCCGCCAGAAAAATTTGTCGAACTGATGCAGCTAATGGAGCACCGATATGGAGGCAAAGACTTCATCACAAGCAAGGACTGCAGCCTTCTTGCACCAGGTACATACTATCTCACTGAAGTTGACTCCAAATACCGAAGATTCTATGCCAAGAAGGCCGTTACGAATGGAACTGTTGCGAATGGCCACTGA
- the LOC125187689 gene encoding molybdenum cofactor sulfurase-like, with protein sequence MQSPNCIKEASKACFSTCCSNPLPSAASATPGRDFVSAILSTLHPHTSFTNHESLPSLRELLSNLRDAVPNYFNTVLADSVRAQEYNHFLLSNHVCLDYHGHGLFSYVYAQNRYADERFFDFSHSSTNFTSYLLYGAEEAEFHASAKRRILKYMNLSEEDYSLVFTANQSSAFSLLANSYPFHSHQSLVTVYDHDNEALEVMIQAARKRGARPQSAAFSWPGLRVNSRKLRKILLNKKRGLFVFPLQSKMSGARYSYQWMNMAREKGWHVLLDASALAPKEMETLGLSLFHPDFLISSFFNIFGRNPSGFCCLFVKKSNVPILTQSSTNMGIINLVPPTQSSSSSSEERGRAQLLSEIVELDRDNAIEFRGLDNADALGLILISSRLRYLVNWLVNALMSLRHPNAGNGVQLVTVYGPRIRLDRGPAVAFNVCDWKGERVEPLLVQKLACRSNICVSIGMLKNVCFEGSLGVVSASLGMLTNFEDVYRLWAFVARFLDADFVEKEKWRYTALNQTTVEV encoded by the coding sequence ATGCAATCACCAAATTGCATTAAAGAGGCCTCAAAGGCCTGCTTTAGCACCTGCTGCTCCAATCCCCTTCCCTCCGCGGCCTCGGCCACCCCTGGCCGCGACTTCGTGTCCGCAATCCTCTCCACCCTCCATCCACACACAAGTTTCACCAATCACGAGTCACTCCCCTCGTTGCGGGAGCTCCTCTCGAACCTCAGAGACGCCGTCCCCAACTACTTCAACACTGTCCTCGCTGACAGCGTCAGAGCTCAGGAATACAACCACTTCCTTCTCTCCAACCACGTCTGCCTCGACTACCATGGCCACGGCCTATTCTCCTACGTCTACGCCCAAAACCGGTATGCAGACGAGAGGTTCTTTGACTTTTCCCACAGCTCAACCAACTTCACCTCCTACCTCCTCTACGGCGCCGAGGAGGCCGAATTCCACGCCTCCGCGAAGCGGAGAATCTTGAAATACATGAACCTTTCCGAGGAAGACTACTCGCTAGTCTTCACGGCCAATCAGTCGTCCGCATTCAGCCTCCTCGCAAACTCCTACCCCTTCCACTCCCACCAGAGCCTCGTCACAGTCTATGACCATGACAATGAGGCTCTGGAGGTGATGATACAGGCCGCCAGAAAACGCGGCGCACGGCCCCAGTCCGCCGCGTTTTCCTGGCCTGGCCTCAGAGTCAATTCCAGGAAACTGAGGAAAATTTTACTGAACAAAAAACGCGGACTGTTCGTGTTCCCACTCCAATCGAAAATGAGCGGAGCTCGATACTCGTATCAGTGGATGAATATGGCGAGAGAGAAAGGATGGCACGTGCTGCTGGATGCATCCGCTTTAGCACCAAAGGAAATGGAGACATTAGGCCTCTCTCTCTTCCACCCCGATTTCCTCATCTCTTCATTCTTCAACATTTTCGGCCGAAACCCCTCCGGATTCTGTTGCCTCTTCGTCAAGAAATCCAATGTCCCAATTCTCACTCAATCGTCGACCAACATGGGAATCATCAACCTCGTACCACCCACCCAATCGTCTTCTTCCAGCTCAGAAGAGCGCGGGAGGGCGCAATTGTTGTCCGAGATAGTGGAATTGGATCGTGATAACGCGATCGAGTTTCGCGGCCTGGATAATGCGGACGCATTGGGCCTGATTCTGATCAGCAGCAGGCTGAGGTACCTGGTGAACTGGCTAGTGAACGCGCTGATGAGTCTCCGGCATCCGAACGCGGGGAACGGGGTGCAGCTGGTGACGGTGTACGGGCCGAGGATCAGGCTGGACCGAGGGCCGGCGGTCGCGTTCAATGTGTGCGATTGGAAGGGGGAGAGAGTGGAGCCGCTTTTGGTGCAGAAGTTGGCTTGTCGGAGCAACATCTGTGTCAGCATTGGGATGTTGAAAAACGTGTGTTTTGAGGGAAGTTTGGGAGTGGTATCGGCTTCACTAGGGATGTTAACCAATTTCGAAGATGTGTACAGATTGTGGGCATTTGTTGCGAGGTTTTTGGATGCTGATTTTGTGGAGAAGGAGAAATGGCGTTACACTGCGCTTAATCAGACAACTGTTGAGGTTTAG